In Pseudobdellovibrionaceae bacterium, the following proteins share a genomic window:
- a CDS encoding HNH nuclease family protein, whose product MTERVSPLSDRQNDYREKALKMYPWVCAACGREFDGKNLRELTVHHKDHNHDNNPLDGSNWELLCIYCHDNEHSKLRVYEAREEEPATKAAEQKTTHTHKAFAGLDDLIKKKRKN is encoded by the coding sequence TTGACCGAAAGGGTGAGTCCATTGAGCGACAGGCAGAATGACTATCGAGAAAAGGCCTTAAAAATGTACCCGTGGGTCTGCGCTGCCTGTGGGCGGGAGTTTGATGGTAAAAACCTTCGGGAGCTAACCGTCCACCACAAGGACCACAATCACGATAACAACCCTCTAGATGGCAGCAATTGGGAGTTGCTCTGCATCTACTGCCACGACAACGAGCACTCAAAACTGCGTGTCTACGAAGCCCGGGAAGAAGAACCAGCCACAAAAGCGGCAGAACAAAAGACAACTCACACCCATAAGGCCTTTGCGGGACTTGACGACCTTATCAAAAAGAAGAGAAAAAACTAG
- a CDS encoding acyl-CoA-binding protein produces MNFEEAAQRVTTLSARPDNSTLLKLYSLFKQGSQGDVQGSRPGMLNVAGRAKYDAWKGLQGMSQDDAKDKYVQLVQQLVDKDGN; encoded by the coding sequence ATGAATTTTGAAGAAGCCGCCCAAAGAGTCACTACTCTTTCGGCAAGACCCGATAATTCCACACTACTGAAACTCTATTCTCTTTTTAAGCAAGGCAGCCAGGGCGATGTTCAGGGTTCACGGCCAGGAATGCTCAATGTGGCGGGGCGAGCTAAGTACGATGCCTGGAAGGGCCTTCAGGGGATGTCCCAGGACGACGCCAAAGATAAGTACGTGCAATTGGTTCAGCAGCTCGTGGACAAAGACGGCAACTGA
- a CDS encoding glycerophosphodiester phosphodiesterase → MGRLIKLLCLTIVIGSFVAEAKDKVRTIEVQGHRGARAIYPENTLAGFEYALGLGVDTLELDLAVTRGNVLVVSHDPFLNPAICLGPKGKKLDPEKKILIRQLTFDELQKYDCGTLKHPGFAKQKPVPGQRIPRLSQVFEMVKNSKLPQAKSVKFNIETKIVPAYAELTPTPEEFARLVVELVKSYDLISRVTIQSFDDRTLVAAKKLEPKIKTALLIAYNHVDMLVLAKSIGADIISPNHEWILESDVKTLQRKGIQVIPWTVNEASAWDRLIKMGVDGIITDDPAALLQHLRR, encoded by the coding sequence ATGGGTCGGCTTATCAAATTGCTGTGCCTTACGATAGTTATTGGGAGTTTTGTGGCTGAGGCGAAGGACAAGGTGAGAACCATTGAGGTCCAGGGGCATCGGGGCGCAAGAGCCATTTATCCAGAAAATACCCTGGCGGGATTTGAGTATGCCCTCGGCTTAGGAGTCGATACTCTGGAGCTGGATCTGGCCGTGACTAGAGGCAATGTTCTTGTCGTGTCCCACGACCCTTTTCTTAATCCGGCGATTTGCCTGGGGCCTAAAGGTAAAAAGCTAGATCCGGAGAAGAAGATTCTCATTCGCCAGCTCACCTTTGATGAATTGCAGAAGTACGACTGTGGTACCCTCAAGCATCCCGGGTTTGCTAAGCAAAAGCCCGTGCCCGGGCAAAGAATTCCCAGGCTGTCTCAGGTCTTTGAGATGGTGAAAAACTCAAAGCTCCCCCAGGCGAAATCGGTGAAGTTTAATATCGAAACCAAAATCGTCCCGGCCTATGCGGAACTCACTCCGACTCCGGAGGAGTTTGCCCGTCTGGTGGTCGAGTTGGTTAAATCCTACGATTTGATTTCCAGGGTAACCATACAGTCCTTTGATGATCGAACTCTGGTGGCGGCCAAGAAATTGGAGCCCAAGATCAAGACAGCCCTGCTGATCGCCTACAACCATGTAGATATGCTGGTTCTTGCCAAATCGATTGGTGCCGATATCATTTCGCCCAATCATGAGTGGATTCTTGAGTCTGATGTGAAGACCTTGCAGCGTAAGGGAATTCAGGTGATTCCCTGGACGGTCAATGAGGCTTCTGCCTGGGATCGGCTGATTAAAATGGGCGTCGACGGCATTATCACCGATGATCCAGCGGCTCTTTTGCAGCATCTTCGACGCTGA
- a CDS encoding VOC family protein yields MESTLSHVAFLVPSVENAAAHLTSLGIVCGEPESFPGEGTKEVYVGSYETESGLLLLLEAIADGPYQRALSKRGPGLHHIAIDVKDLEAAITEAQAAGWQLHPVSEHTRQHNTAWLFLKGIPTLIEVNHGPISTRPLKITSLELPISRPQHSLFAALGIGEVIKPCDSAPQIVIDGHLTPWQSLVLG; encoded by the coding sequence ATGGAATCTACCCTTAGTCACGTTGCCTTCCTAGTCCCGTCTGTCGAAAATGCGGCAGCCCACCTAACGAGCCTCGGGATCGTCTGTGGAGAGCCAGAAAGCTTTCCGGGAGAGGGAACCAAGGAAGTTTACGTAGGAAGCTATGAGACCGAGAGTGGTCTTTTGCTCCTGCTCGAAGCCATTGCCGATGGGCCCTACCAAAGGGCCTTGAGCAAGCGGGGACCGGGATTGCACCATATTGCCATTGATGTGAAGGATCTAGAAGCTGCGATCACTGAGGCTCAAGCGGCCGGATGGCAATTACATCCTGTCAGTGAGCATACGAGGCAGCACAATACGGCCTGGCTCTTTCTTAAGGGCATTCCCACTCTGATTGAAGTCAACCATGGTCCGATTTCAACTCGACCACTCAAAATCACCAGCCTCGAACTGCCCATTTCTCGACCGCAGCATTCATTATTTGCGGCGCTGGGAATTGGCGAGGTGATTAAACCCTGTGACTCGGCCCCTCAGATTGTCATTGATGGCCATTTAACTCCTTGGCAGTCCCTGGTCTTGGGTTGA